From Pseudomonas poae, the proteins below share one genomic window:
- a CDS encoding TetR/AcrR family transcriptional regulator translates to MNDKKAQTRERILQAASAALIQRGPAEPSVGEVMGAAGLTVGGFYAHFESKDALMLEAFTQLLARRRASIDDMDTQLTGEERRGLVAAFYLSRKHRDSTAQACPIPATVGEMARLPDAFREALNEHVELMAAQLAASPEDTDKALADMALMIGGLALARALGPGELSDRVLRAAKSAVR, encoded by the coding sequence ATGAACGATAAAAAAGCGCAAACCCGCGAACGCATTTTGCAAGCCGCCAGCGCCGCGTTGATCCAGCGCGGCCCGGCCGAGCCGAGCGTGGGTGAAGTCATGGGTGCGGCAGGGCTGACCGTGGGTGGGTTCTACGCGCACTTTGAAAGCAAGGACGCGCTGATGCTGGAAGCCTTCACACAGCTGCTGGCCCGGCGTCGTGCGTCCATCGACGATATGGATACACAGCTCACCGGCGAAGAGCGCAGGGGGCTGGTGGCGGCGTTTTATCTGTCGCGCAAGCACCGCGACTCAACGGCGCAAGCGTGCCCGATCCCGGCCACCGTGGGCGAGATGGCCCGCCTGCCGGACGCGTTCCGCGAAGCATTGAACGAGCATGTGGAGCTGATGGCCGCGCAACTTGCCGCCAGCCCCGAAGACACCGATAAAGCCCTGGCCGATATGGCGCTGATGATCGGTGGCCTGGCGCTGGCACGCGCTTTGGGGCCGGGTGAGTTGTCGGACCGCGTACTGCGCGCTGCCAAGTCGGCCGTGCGATAG
- the gltX gene encoding glutamate--tRNA ligase, translating to MTTVRTRIAPSPTGDPHVGTAYIALFNYCFAKQHGGEFILRIEDTDQLRSTRESEQQIFDALRWLGITWAEGPDVGGPHGPYRQSERSDIYKQYTQQLVDMGHAFPCFCTAEELDQMRAEQQARGETPRYDGRALLLSKEEVAQRLAAGEPHVIRMKVPSEGVCVVPDMLRGDVEIPWDRMDMQVLMKTDGLPTYFLANVVDDHLMGITHVLRGEEWLPSAPKLILLYEYFGWEQPQLCYMPLLRNPDKSKLSKRKNPTSVTFYERMGFMPEAMLNYLGRMGWSMPDEREKFSLQEMVDNFDLSRVSLGGPIFDIEKLSWLNGQWLRDLPVEEFASRVQQWALNPEYMMKIAPLVQGRVETFSQVAPLASFFFAGGVNPDAKLFESKKLSGDQVRQLMQLILWKLESLRQWEKDAITATIQAVVESLELKLRDAMPLMFAAITGQASSVSVLDAMEILGPDLTRFRLRQALDLLGGVSKKENKEWEKLLGAIA from the coding sequence ATGACCACCGTCCGCACGCGCATCGCGCCATCGCCTACTGGGGATCCCCACGTCGGTACTGCCTACATCGCCTTGTTCAACTACTGCTTTGCCAAGCAGCACGGCGGTGAATTCATCCTGCGGATCGAAGACACCGACCAACTGCGTTCGACCCGTGAGTCGGAACAGCAGATTTTCGATGCCTTGCGCTGGTTGGGCATTACCTGGGCGGAAGGCCCGGACGTCGGCGGCCCGCATGGCCCGTATCGCCAGAGCGAGCGCAGCGACATCTACAAGCAGTACACCCAGCAATTGGTCGACATGGGGCACGCCTTCCCGTGCTTCTGCACCGCCGAAGAGCTGGACCAGATGCGCGCCGAGCAACAGGCCCGTGGCGAAACCCCACGCTACGACGGCCGCGCACTGCTGCTGTCCAAGGAAGAAGTGGCCCAGCGCCTGGCCGCCGGCGAACCGCACGTTATCCGCATGAAAGTGCCGAGCGAAGGCGTGTGCGTGGTGCCGGACATGCTGCGCGGTGACGTCGAGATCCCGTGGGACCGCATGGACATGCAAGTGCTGATGAAGACCGACGGCCTGCCGACGTACTTCCTGGCCAACGTGGTCGATGACCACCTGATGGGCATCACCCACGTACTGCGTGGCGAAGAATGGCTGCCGTCGGCGCCCAAGCTGATCCTGCTGTACGAATACTTCGGCTGGGAACAGCCGCAGCTGTGCTACATGCCGCTGCTGCGTAACCCGGACAAGAGCAAGCTGTCCAAGCGCAAGAACCCGACCTCGGTGACCTTCTACGAGCGCATGGGCTTTATGCCGGAAGCGATGCTCAACTACCTGGGCCGCATGGGCTGGTCGATGCCGGACGAGCGCGAGAAGTTCTCGCTGCAGGAAATGGTCGATAACTTCGACCTGTCCCGCGTCTCCCTGGGCGGGCCGATTTTCGATATCGAGAAGCTGTCGTGGCTCAACGGCCAGTGGCTGCGCGACTTGCCGGTGGAAGAATTCGCCAGCCGTGTGCAGCAGTGGGCGTTGAACCCTGAGTACATGATGAAGATCGCGCCGCTGGTGCAGGGCAGGGTGGAGACGTTCAGTCAGGTCGCCCCGTTGGCCAGCTTCTTTTTTGCCGGTGGCGTGAACCCGGATGCCAAGCTGTTTGAGTCCAAGAAACTCTCGGGCGACCAGGTTCGCCAACTGATGCAGCTGATCCTGTGGAAGCTCGAAAGCCTGCGCCAGTGGGAGAAGGATGCGATTACTGCGACGATCCAGGCGGTGGTCGAGTCCCTTGAACTGAAGTTGCGCGATGCTATGCCGCTGATGTTTGCCGCGATCACCGGGCAGGCCAGTTCGGTGTCGGTGCTGGATGCGATGGAAATTCTCGGCCCGGATCTCACGCGTTTCCGTCTGCGCCAAGCCCTTGATTTGCTTGGTGGTGTGTCGAAGAAAGAAAACAAAGAGTGGGAAAAGCTGTTGGGCGCTATCGCCTGA
- a CDS encoding thioesterase family protein encodes MGWDLATPFIIDLQVAPEDIDGLGHANNAVYVSWLERCAWRHSQRLGLDLTEYRRLDRAMAVVRHEIDYLAAGYEGDELQLATWIVDWDQRLKMTRRFQLVRPRDGVTLLRAQTTFVCIELSSGKPKRMPAEFLDGYGPALTGG; translated from the coding sequence ATGGGCTGGGATTTGGCAACGCCGTTTATCATCGATCTGCAGGTCGCCCCTGAAGACATCGACGGGCTGGGGCACGCCAATAACGCGGTGTACGTGTCCTGGCTGGAACGCTGCGCCTGGCGTCACTCCCAGCGCCTGGGGCTGGACCTCACCGAATACCGCCGCCTGGATCGTGCCATGGCCGTGGTGCGCCACGAGATCGACTACCTGGCGGCGGGCTATGAGGGCGACGAGCTGCAATTGGCCACCTGGATCGTGGACTGGGACCAGCGCCTGAAAATGACCCGCCGTTTCCAACTGGTACGCCCGCGTGACGGCGTGACCTTGCTGCGCGCACAAACCACCTTTGTCTGCATCGAGCTGTCCTCCGGCAAGCCCAAGCGCATGCCTGCGGAGTTTCTCGACGGTTACGGCCCTGCGCTGACAGGGGGTTAA
- a CDS encoding alpha/beta fold hydrolase, translated as MGTLTWLRRFNGTLGHLAPQTVANKMRRAFMTPRDLPPRDWELPLLAQSERITLRFGLSALRWGQGPAVLLMHGWEGRPTQFASLITALVDNGYSVIALDGPAHGRSPGREAHVLLFARAMLEAAAELPPLQAVIGHSMGGASAMLAVQLGLRTEALVSIAAPSRFLDVLRGFTHMVGLPARARSAFIQEVELTFGMPLKHLDVAHYQMNLPGLIVHAEDDTFVPVKASQAIHEAWFDSRLLRLEQGGHQKVLADPRVIDGVLTLLAGRRLQERQTA; from the coding sequence ATGGGCACGTTAACCTGGCTTCGTCGTTTCAACGGCACACTGGGGCACTTGGCACCGCAAACGGTGGCCAACAAGATGCGTCGTGCCTTTATGACGCCACGCGACCTGCCGCCGCGTGACTGGGAATTGCCGCTGCTGGCGCAATCGGAGCGCATTACCTTACGGTTCGGCCTCTCGGCCCTGCGCTGGGGCCAAGGCCCGGCAGTGTTGTTGATGCACGGCTGGGAAGGCCGGCCCACCCAGTTCGCCAGTCTGATCACCGCCTTGGTGGACAACGGTTACTCGGTGATTGCCCTGGATGGCCCCGCCCATGGTCGTTCGCCGGGGCGTGAGGCGCATGTGCTGCTGTTCGCTCGGGCCATGCTCGAGGCGGCGGCCGAGTTGCCGCCGCTGCAGGCGGTGATCGGCCATTCCATGGGCGGCGCCAGCGCCATGCTGGCGGTGCAGTTGGGGCTGCGTACCGAGGCGTTGGTGAGCATCGCCGCGCCCTCGCGTTTCCTGGATGTGCTGCGTGGGTTTACCCACATGGTCGGTTTGCCGGCGCGGGCACGGTCGGCGTTTATCCAGGAGGTGGAGCTGACGTTCGGCATGCCGCTCAAACACTTGGATGTCGCGCATTACCAGATGAATCTGCCCGGGCTGATCGTGCACGCCGAAGACGACACTTTCGTTCCGGTCAAAGCCTCCCAAGCCATCCACGAAGCCTGGTTCGACAGTCGGCTGCTGCGCCTGGAGCAGGGCGGCCATCAGAAAGTGCTGGCTGACCCCCGGGTGATCGACGGCGTGCTGACGCTGTTGGCCGGTCGGCGTTTACAGGAGCGGCAAACCGCCTGA
- a CDS encoding aspartate/tyrosine/aromatic aminotransferase, with amino-acid sequence MSLFSAVEMAPRDPILGLNEAFNADTRTTKVNLGVGVYCNEEGKIPLLRAVAEAEAIRVAQHAARGYLPIDGIVAYDQAVQKLLFGAESPLLSAGRVITAQAVGGTGALKIGADFLKQLLPNAVVAISDPSWENHQALFEKAGFPVQTYRYYDAATHDVNRAGLLEDLNALPPQSIVVLHACCHNPTGVDLSPADWQNVLDVVKAKNLVPFLDMAYQGFGDGIHEDAAAVRLFAESGLTFFVSSSFSKSFSLYGERVGALSIVSESKEESARILSQVKRVIRTNYSNPPTHGAAIVAAVLNNPELRAQWEAELAEMRLRIRGMREQMVAELAKAAPGHDFSFVGRQRGMFSYSGLTVEQVTRLRTEFGIYALDTGRICVAALNQSNIGAVTQAIVQVL; translated from the coding sequence ATGAGCCTGTTCTCCGCTGTCGAAATGGCACCACGCGATCCAATCCTGGGCCTCAACGAAGCATTCAACGCCGATACACGAACCACCAAGGTCAACCTTGGCGTGGGCGTTTACTGCAACGAGGAGGGGAAGATTCCACTCTTGCGTGCCGTTGCCGAAGCGGAAGCCATTCGCGTGGCGCAACACGCCGCCCGTGGCTACCTGCCGATTGACGGTATCGTGGCCTACGACCAGGCCGTGCAAAAGCTGCTGTTCGGCGCTGAGTCGCCGCTGCTGAGCGCCGGCCGCGTCATCACCGCCCAAGCGGTAGGTGGCACCGGTGCGCTGAAAATCGGTGCGGACTTCCTCAAGCAACTGCTGCCCAACGCCGTCGTCGCCATCAGCGACCCAAGCTGGGAAAACCACCAGGCGCTGTTCGAAAAAGCCGGCTTCCCGGTGCAGACCTACCGCTACTACGACGCCGCCACCCACGACGTCAACCGTGCCGGCCTGCTCGAAGACCTCAACGCCCTGCCGCCGCAATCCATCGTGGTGCTGCACGCCTGCTGCCATAACCCGACCGGCGTCGACCTGAGCCCGGCCGACTGGCAAAACGTACTGGACGTGGTCAAGGCCAAGAACCTGGTGCCGTTCCTCGACATGGCCTACCAGGGCTTTGGCGACGGCATCCATGAAGACGCCGCGGCGGTGCGCCTGTTCGCTGAATCGGGCCTGACGTTCTTTGTGTCCAGCTCGTTCTCCAAGTCGTTCTCGCTGTACGGCGAACGCGTGGGCGCGCTGTCGATCGTCAGCGAATCCAAGGAAGAAAGCGCGCGCATCCTGTCCCAGGTCAAACGCGTTATCCGCACCAACTACTCCAACCCGCCGACCCACGGTGCGGCGATTGTGGCTGCCGTGCTGAACAACCCTGAGCTGCGCGCCCAGTGGGAAGCCGAACTGGCCGAGATGCGCCTGCGCATCCGTGGCATGCGTGAGCAGATGGTGGCTGAACTGGCCAAGGCTGCACCGGGCCACGACTTCAGCTTCGTCGGCCGCCAGCGTGGGATGTTCTCCTACTCCGGCCTGACCGTTGAGCAGGTCACCCGTTTGCGCACCGAGTTTGGCATCTACGCGCTGGACACTGGCCGCATCTGTGTGGCGGCGCTGAACCAGTCGAACATTGGTGCCGTGACCCAGGCGATTGTTCAGGTTCTATAA